A window of the Lolium perenne isolate Kyuss_39 chromosome 7, Kyuss_2.0, whole genome shotgun sequence genome harbors these coding sequences:
- the LOC127318043 gene encoding hydroquinone glucosyltransferase-like, giving the protein MESLTRAPTPSTAPCHVVLLACPGVGHLIPLAELASRLVEHHGFAATLVTFNGLPGPEASIPLSVSTASLPAVQMDDLPADARPLTVLVELIRRSLPSLRTLLRSITPLAALVPDFLCSAALPLAAELGVPGYVFVPTSLTLIYLMRRLVELHDGAAPGEYRELPMPLEFPGGLSLPLADLPLPYHDISKLVYAHTLKAGQEYRLADGFLSNTFDEMEAATVESFKQGAFPPVFPVGPLVRSNSDDEAGGSCPMLQWLDRQPTRSVVYLSFGSAGALSVEQTAELAAGLEASSYRFLWVVRMPSLDGCSYAYGSGGDEDDPLAWLPDGFLERTQGRGLAVPGWAPQVRVLSHPATAVFVSHCGWNSALESAVYGVPMLAWPLYAEQRMNAVVLERRLGVALRPRPREDGSGVVAREEVAAAVKELMEGEKGRAARRRAGNLQQAGARAWSPEGSSRRALEGVAAKWKAALTVPVRDGTKNQVAAEASLRKL; this is encoded by the coding sequence ATGGAATCGTTGACAAGAGCTCCAACGCCATCCACGGCGCCGTGTCACGTTGTACTACTGGCCTGCCCCGGCGTCGGCCACCTCATACCGCTGGCCGAGCTTGCATCGCGGCTCGTCGAGCACCACGGCTTCGCGGCCACGCTCGTTACTTTCAATGGCCTCCCCGGCCCGGAAGCCAGCATCCCTCTCTCCGTCTCCACGGCCTCGCTCCCCGCCGTCCAGATGGACGATCTCCCCGCCGACGCCCGTCCTCTCACCGTGCTCGTTGAGCTTATTCGCCGCTCCCTCCCCAGCCTCCGCACCCTGCTTCGCTCCATCACCCCGCTCGCCGCGCTGGTGCCAGACTTCTTGTGCTCCGCGGCGCTGCCCCTCGCCGCCGAACTCGGCGTCCCGGGCTATGTCTTCGTCCCCACCAGCCTAACATTGATCTACCTGATGCGCCGCCTGGTGGAGCTCCACGATGGCGCTGCCCCTGGCGAGTACCGCGAGCTCCCGATGCCACTCGAGTTCCCCGGTGGCTTGTCGCTGCCCCTCGCAGACCTTCCGCTGCCGTATCATGACATTAGCAAGTTGGTTTACGCGCACACCTTGAAGGCAGGCCAGGAATACCGCCTTGCTGACGGCTTCTTGTCCAACACCTTCGACGAGATGGAAGCTGCCACCGTGGAATCGTTCAAGCAAGGCGCGTTCCCGCCGGTGTTCCCCGTGGGGCCGTTGGTCCGATCAAACTCCGACGACGAAGCTGGAGGCTCCTGCCCCATGCTCCAGTGGCTGGATCGCCAGCCGACAAGGTCGGTGGTGTACCTCTCCTTCGGAAGCGCTGGAGCGCTGTCTGTTGAGCAGACAGCCGAGCTCGCCGCTGGGCTAGAGGCGAGCAGCTACAGGTTCCTTTGGGTGGTGCGGATGCCAAGCCTGGACGGCTGCTCTTATGCCTATGGGAGCGGCGGCGACGAAGACGACCCATTGGCGTGGCTTCCCGATGGCTTCCTCGAAAGGACCCAGGGCAGGGGCCTCGCCGTGCCGGGGTGGGCGCCTCAGGTGCGCGTGCTGTCTCACCCGGCGACGGCGGTCTTCGTGTCGCACTGCGGGTGGAACTCGGCGCTAGAGAGCGCGGTGTACGGCGTGCCCATGCTCGCGTGGCCGCTGTACGCGGAGCAGAGGATGAACGCCGTTGTGCTGGAAAGGAGACTCGGGGTGGCGCTGCGACCGCGACCGCGAGAGGATGGCAGCGGCGTGGTGGCTCGCGAGGAAGTCGCggccgccgtgaaggagctcaTGGAAGGGGAGAAGGGGCGTGCCGCGCGGCGCCGGGCTGGCAACCTGCAGCAAGCAGGGGCGCGCGCTTGGTCGCCAGAAGGGTCGTCGCGCCGGGCGTTGGAGGGTGTCGCCGCCAAGTGGAAGGCAGCGCTCACCGTGCCCGTGCGTGACGGCACCAAAAATCAAGTTGCCGCAGAAGCGAGCTTGAGAAAATTGTAA